The Deinococcus sonorensis KR-87 genome includes a window with the following:
- a CDS encoding peroxiredoxin produces MTLLGQPAPDFTLPSTGGEPVTLSSYRGHRTVVLVFYPMDFSPVCSMQLPEYSGRQDDFGDAGAVVLGINRDSVYTHRAWAAEYGIELPLLADMTLTVARDYGVAIDERGITQRAVFIIDKEGVVRYEAIEAKTGDYTVRPEQVLERVRAL; encoded by the coding sequence ATGACTCTGCTTGGTCAGCCTGCCCCCGACTTCACCCTGCCCTCCACCGGCGGCGAGCCGGTCACGCTCAGCAGCTACCGCGGCCACCGCACGGTGGTGCTGGTGTTCTATCCGATGGACTTCTCGCCGGTGTGCAGCATGCAGCTGCCCGAGTACTCGGGCCGCCAGGACGACTTCGGCGACGCGGGCGCGGTGGTGCTGGGCATCAACCGCGACAGCGTGTATACCCACCGCGCCTGGGCCGCCGAGTACGGCATCGAGCTGCCGCTGCTAGCCGACATGACGCTCACGGTGGCCCGCGACTACGGGGTGGCCATCGATGAGCGCGGCATCACCCAGCGGGCGGTGTTCATCATCGATAAGGAAGGCGTGGTGCGGTACGAGGCCATCGAGGCCAAGACCGGCGACTACACCGTGCGCCCGGAGCAGGTCCTGGAGCGGGTCAGGGCGCTGTAG
- a CDS encoding metallophosphoesterase family protein — MIVADYVHPFVYRQGFPQGVPQVDAVLAAGDLPGYYLEFIATKLPVPVLYVPGNHANEYINEGDGRILPRGVTNVHGRVVEVAGITVAGWGGVPRYRDGGEGQYSEAQARWGLRVLAMRARRGVDVLLTHAPPTGPHAGLDHAHRGCAALQTFMDRRHPKVVVHGHIHEYEGKKLEYLDPSSGARVINAYGYRIIEL; from the coding sequence ATGATCGTGGCCGACTACGTGCATCCCTTCGTGTACCGCCAGGGCTTCCCGCAGGGCGTGCCGCAGGTGGATGCGGTGCTGGCGGCGGGCGACCTACCCGGGTACTACCTGGAGTTCATCGCCACCAAGCTGCCGGTACCGGTCCTGTACGTGCCGGGCAACCATGCCAACGAATACATCAACGAGGGCGACGGCCGGATTCTGCCGCGCGGCGTGACCAACGTGCACGGCCGGGTGGTGGAGGTGGCCGGGATCACCGTTGCCGGCTGGGGCGGGGTACCGCGCTACCGGGACGGTGGGGAGGGGCAGTACAGCGAGGCCCAGGCGCGCTGGGGCCTGCGGGTGCTGGCGATGCGGGCGCGCCGCGGCGTGGACGTACTGCTCACCCACGCGCCGCCCACCGGACCGCACGCTGGCCTGGACCACGCCCACCGGGGCTGCGCCGCGCTACAGACCTTCATGGACCGGCGGCATCCGAAGGTGGTGGTGCACGGCCACATCCACGAGTACGAGGGCAAGAAGCTGGAATACCTCGACCCGAGCAGCGGCGCGCGCGTCATCAACGCCTACGGCTACCGCATCATCGAGCTGTAG
- a CDS encoding YgfZ/GcvT domain-containing protein, protein MPYTRLPSSALRVTGADRLDFVQGQMTGNVKAAPTPGLVEGCFLNVRGQIEQVARVYRRADDLYLHLDAGQAEPLAARLRRYIIFDQVELQDVSSTLATVHLWNEALSGWDPRGPDAQSFELGGGTVLVGRINRTGTPGLDLHYLQAHETAVLAALDGEERPLEALEAARIEAGLPDVVQDRWQGFLPQEVGLERAVAVRKGCYVGQEIMARLEARGATRYQLTRLSGEDLPPYTDVTVDGRVVGRTGASTGAHTLARLRKDLDPGQPLLVGQRPATFLPDAQPAS, encoded by the coding sequence ATGCCTTACACCCGCCTTCCCTCCAGCGCCCTGCGCGTGACCGGCGCCGACCGGCTGGATTTCGTGCAGGGTCAGATGACCGGCAACGTCAAGGCCGCGCCCACCCCCGGGCTGGTGGAGGGGTGTTTCCTGAACGTGCGTGGCCAGATCGAGCAGGTGGCGCGGGTGTACCGCCGCGCCGACGACCTGTACCTGCACCTGGACGCCGGGCAGGCCGAGCCGCTGGCCGCCCGGCTGCGGCGCTACATCATCTTCGATCAGGTGGAACTGCAGGACGTGAGCAGCACGCTGGCCACCGTGCACCTGTGGAACGAAGCGCTGAGCGGCTGGGACCCGCGCGGCCCGGACGCCCAGAGTTTCGAGCTGGGCGGCGGCACGGTGCTGGTGGGCCGGATCAACCGCACCGGCACACCGGGGCTGGACCTGCATTATCTGCAGGCGCACGAGACGGCGGTGCTGGCGGCGCTGGACGGTGAGGAGCGGCCGCTGGAGGCGCTGGAGGCGGCCCGCATCGAGGCTGGGCTGCCGGACGTGGTGCAGGACCGCTGGCAGGGCTTTCTGCCGCAGGAGGTGGGGCTGGAGCGGGCGGTGGCGGTCCGCAAGGGCTGCTACGTGGGCCAGGAGATCATGGCCCGGCTGGAGGCGCGCGGCGCGACTCGCTACCAGCTGACCCGGCTGAGCGGAGAGGACCTGCCTCCCTACACCGACGTGACGGTGGACGGCCGGGTGGTGGGCCGCACCGGCGCCAGCACCGGCGCCCATACGCTGGCCCGGCTGCGCAAGGACCTGGACCCGGGCCAGCCGCTGCTGGTGGGCCAGCGGCCCGCCACCTTCCTGCCGGATGCTCAGCCCGCTTCGTAG
- a CDS encoding SDR family oxidoreductase produces MATDETESSVQPTRRKVLGRIGTGLAAALASPVLARQAGTPAPTTGAKPPAQSIKRDPTTQYKRPPFPKQTQPWPGLASKMVPPPDHGETSYQGTGRLVGRKALITGGDSGIGRAVAIAFAREGADVAINYLPAEESDAREVIALIRAAGRKAVAIPGDIRSEAFCQQLVAQAVKELGGLDILVNNAARQHQVGSILDLTTELFDWTLKTNLYAMFWITKAAMPHFQPGACIINTASEQAYDPSANLLDYAQTKAAIVNFTKSLSKQIIHRGIRVNAVAPGPIWTPLQPSGGQDPNKLPQFGADTPIGRPGQPAELAPVYVTLASQESSYATGQVYGVNGGNAQP; encoded by the coding sequence GTGGCCACAGACGAGACCGAGAGCTCCGTACAACCCACCCGCCGCAAGGTGCTCGGCCGCATTGGCACCGGTCTGGCCGCCGCCCTGGCTTCACCAGTGCTGGCCAGGCAGGCCGGCACGCCGGCCCCCACCACCGGAGCCAAACCGCCGGCGCAGTCCATCAAGCGCGACCCCACCACCCAGTACAAGCGCCCGCCCTTCCCGAAACAGACCCAGCCGTGGCCCGGCCTGGCCAGCAAGATGGTGCCGCCCCCCGATCACGGCGAGACCAGCTATCAGGGCACCGGCCGACTGGTGGGCCGCAAGGCGCTGATCACCGGCGGCGACAGCGGCATCGGGCGGGCCGTCGCGATTGCCTTCGCCCGTGAAGGCGCGGACGTGGCCATCAACTACCTGCCGGCCGAGGAAAGCGACGCCCGCGAGGTCATCGCGCTGATCCGGGCGGCCGGGCGCAAGGCGGTGGCCATTCCCGGCGACATCCGCAGCGAGGCGTTCTGCCAGCAGCTGGTGGCACAGGCGGTCAAGGAACTGGGCGGCCTGGACATTCTGGTGAACAACGCGGCCCGTCAGCATCAGGTGGGGTCGATCCTGGACCTGACCACCGAGCTGTTCGACTGGACGCTCAAGACCAATCTGTACGCGATGTTCTGGATCACCAAGGCGGCGATGCCGCACTTCCAGCCGGGCGCGTGCATCATCAACACCGCCTCGGAGCAGGCCTACGACCCGTCGGCCAACCTGCTGGACTACGCTCAGACCAAGGCCGCCATCGTGAACTTCACGAAGTCGCTGTCCAAGCAGATCATTCACCGGGGCATCCGGGTGAACGCGGTGGCTCCCGGCCCGATCTGGACCCCACTGCAGCCGAGCGGCGGTCAGGACCCCAACAAGCTGCCGCAGTTCGGCGCCGACACCCCCATCGGGCGCCCCGGCCAGCCGGCCGAGCTGGCCCCCGTCTACGTGACCCTGGCGTCTCAGGAATCCAGTTACGCCACCGGCCAGGTGTACGGCGTCAACGGCGGCAACGCCCAGCCGTGA
- a CDS encoding PIG-L deacetylase family protein — protein sequence MRFRSSGRRAFGWLLGLGVALVPLVLVFRVSLAVPPVQALQAGEQLLGRRTVLAIVGHPDDLEWYVGGTLRRLSDAGADVQVVVATDGERGPNRTQVPDLPATRRREQQAAARINGYTRLRFLHLPDRGAARDPRFVPAVEQIYREVQPDALMVFDPDLPALPYLHVDHQGTARAVLRFWQRLGPSRPLLYLFQTRRPDVAVDITAVMAIKERALAQHVTQNGGSGSGMRRLFGGQAAGVRYAEYFRLYK from the coding sequence ATGCGCTTCAGAAGCTCCGGTCGCCGGGCCTTCGGCTGGCTGCTGGGATTGGGTGTGGCTCTGGTGCCGCTGGTCCTGGTGTTCCGGGTCAGTCTGGCAGTTCCGCCGGTTCAGGCGCTCCAGGCCGGTGAGCAATTGCTGGGGCGCCGGACCGTGCTGGCCATCGTGGGGCATCCGGACGACCTGGAGTGGTACGTGGGCGGCACCCTGCGGCGGCTGAGCGACGCGGGCGCGGACGTGCAGGTGGTGGTGGCCACCGACGGCGAGCGTGGCCCGAACCGGACGCAGGTGCCGGACCTACCCGCCACCCGCAGACGGGAACAGCAGGCGGCGGCCCGCATCAACGGCTACACCAGGCTGCGCTTCCTTCACCTGCCGGACCGGGGCGCGGCCCGAGACCCTCGCTTCGTGCCGGCGGTGGAACAGATCTACCGTGAGGTGCAGCCGGACGCCCTGATGGTGTTCGATCCGGACCTCCCGGCCCTGCCCTACCTGCACGTGGACCACCAGGGCACCGCCAGAGCTGTGCTGCGGTTCTGGCAGCGACTGGGACCGTCCAGGCCACTCCTCTACCTGTTTCAGACGCGCCGGCCGGATGTGGCCGTGGACATCACCGCCGTGATGGCCATCAAGGAACGGGCGCTGGCGCAGCACGTCACCCAGAACGGAGGTAGCGGCTCCGGCATGCGCCGGCTGTTCGGCGGACAGGCCGCGGGCGTGCGCTACGCGGAATACTTCCGGCTGTACAAGTAG
- a CDS encoding GNAT family N-acetyltransferase — protein sequence MTLTTPRLWLLPLPTRIMRERLIHDDFTAELDGPQGPLQVHYPPQWPGAVLPLFASRLHTQPEHGDPWSYTAVRREDGRAIGQLSGKGGPDAEGRLEIGYGFNAEVWGHGYATEAVGAMVQAFRQRPEVQQIWAQTATHNRASARVLEKLGFIQTGQSFDLEDGPLLVWTLPYTRLSATS from the coding sequence GTGACTCTGACTACTCCCCGGCTGTGGCTGCTCCCGCTGCCTACCCGCATCATGCGCGAGCGACTGATCCACGACGACTTCACCGCTGAGCTGGACGGCCCGCAGGGGCCCCTGCAGGTGCATTACCCGCCACAGTGGCCCGGCGCCGTGCTGCCGCTGTTCGCTTCGCGGCTGCACACCCAGCCGGAACACGGCGATCCCTGGAGCTACACGGCCGTACGCCGTGAGGATGGCCGGGCCATCGGACAGCTGAGTGGCAAGGGCGGCCCGGATGCCGAGGGCCGTCTGGAAATCGGATACGGGTTCAACGCCGAAGTGTGGGGCCACGGCTACGCCACCGAGGCGGTGGGCGCGATGGTTCAGGCGTTCCGTCAGCGTCCGGAGGTGCAGCAGATCTGGGCGCAGACGGCCACCCACAACCGGGCCAGCGCCCGGGTACTGGAGAAGCTCGGCTTCATCCAGACGGGGCAGAGCTTCGACCTGGAAGATGGCCCCCTGCTGGTCTGGACCCTGCCGTACACCCGGTTGAGCGCGACTTCATGA
- a CDS encoding nucleoside/nucleotide kinase family protein — protein MSMPPVLQASAPELVTLARTLMGPGQRRVLGIVGTPGAGKSTLCAALMAGLGQDAALVPMDGFHLANQELERLGRRNRKGAPDTFDADGYAALLERLRQPQGRLIYAPLFDRQLEESIGSALPVPPGAPLIITEGNYLLLQEGEWGRVRAALDTVWFLEVPEALRLERLVRRHQQFGKSAREAEQWVQQVDQRNAEVIRATRSRADLIVQLTETSAQP, from the coding sequence ATGTCGATGCCCCCGGTTCTCCAGGCCAGCGCTCCCGAACTCGTCACCTTGGCCCGCACGCTGATGGGGCCGGGGCAGCGGCGCGTCCTGGGCATTGTGGGCACGCCGGGAGCCGGCAAATCCACCCTCTGTGCGGCGCTGATGGCCGGGCTGGGCCAGGACGCGGCCCTGGTGCCGATGGACGGCTTTCATCTGGCCAACCAGGAATTAGAACGGCTGGGGCGCCGGAACCGCAAGGGGGCGCCCGATACCTTCGACGCCGACGGGTACGCGGCGCTGCTGGAGCGTCTGCGTCAGCCGCAGGGCCGGCTGATCTACGCCCCGCTCTTCGACCGGCAGCTGGAAGAGTCCATCGGCAGCGCCCTGCCGGTCCCGCCGGGGGCCCCGCTGATCATCACCGAGGGCAACTATCTGCTGCTTCAGGAGGGCGAGTGGGGGCGGGTGCGGGCGGCCCTCGACACCGTGTGGTTTCTGGAGGTGCCGGAAGCGTTGCGCCTGGAGCGGCTGGTGCGCCGTCACCAGCAGTTCGGCAAATCGGCCCGCGAGGCCGAGCAGTGGGTACAGCAGGTGGACCAGCGCAACGCGGAGGTGATCCGTGCCACCCGCTCCCGCGCCGACCTGATCGTGCAGCTCACCGAGACGTCCGCTCAGCCCTGA
- a CDS encoding SDR family oxidoreductase, whose translation MSQPPDPTTLYPQPPFPRQPQDAPGSVHEMNPRPDHGETSYQGTGRLQGRKALITGGDSGIGRAVAIAFAREGADVAINYLPREEEDAREVVQLIEAAGRRAVTLPGDIQDEEFCTQLVTQAVEQLGGLDILVNNAGKQTAQASIQDISTEQFDATFKTNVYALFWITKAALRHLKAGASIINTSSIQAKQPSPKLLDYAPTKAAILAFTEALAQQVAAQGIRVNAVAPGPFWTPLQPSGGQPQDKIETFGSETPMGRPGQPAEIAPLYVFLASSESSYSTGGLFGSTGGLLLG comes from the coding sequence GTGAGCCAACCCCCCGACCCCACCACCCTGTACCCGCAGCCCCCCTTCCCGCGTCAGCCGCAGGACGCGCCCGGATCAGTTCACGAGATGAATCCCCGCCCCGATCATGGCGAGACCAGCTATCAGGGCACCGGCCGACTGCAGGGCCGCAAGGCCTTGATTACCGGCGGTGACAGCGGGATTGGGCGGGCGGTGGCGATCGCGTTTGCCCGTGAAGGTGCAGACGTGGCCATCAACTACCTCCCCCGTGAGGAAGAGGACGCCCGCGAGGTGGTGCAGCTGATCGAGGCCGCCGGACGCCGGGCCGTGACGTTGCCGGGCGACATCCAGGACGAGGAGTTCTGCACCCAGCTGGTGACGCAGGCGGTGGAGCAGCTGGGCGGCCTGGACATCCTGGTGAACAATGCGGGGAAGCAGACGGCGCAGGCGTCCATCCAAGACATCAGCACCGAGCAGTTCGACGCCACCTTCAAGACCAACGTCTATGCCCTGTTCTGGATCACCAAGGCGGCGTTGAGGCACCTGAAGGCGGGGGCCAGCATCATCAACACCTCGTCCATCCAGGCGAAACAGCCGTCGCCCAAACTGCTGGATTACGCGCCCACCAAGGCGGCCATTCTGGCCTTTACCGAGGCGCTGGCGCAGCAGGTGGCGGCCCAGGGCATCCGGGTGAATGCGGTGGCGCCGGGACCGTTCTGGACGCCGCTTCAGCCGAGCGGCGGCCAACCGCAGGACAAGATTGAGACCTTCGGCAGCGAGACCCCGATGGGCCGCCCCGGCCAGCCGGCCGAGATCGCGCCGCTGTACGTGTTCCTGGCCTCCAGCGAGTCCAGCTACAGCACAGGTGGGCTGTTCGGAAGCACCGGCGGCCTGCTGCTCGGGTGA
- a CDS encoding acyl-ACP desaturase: MSAILPPNALADVPRTPAGLLSNREKDRLIERAFLGLYRWYTARSQETRNWNPDQSFDWKSLRHDLPKEIMTAVTGFFAVEQYAPDYTSELVNLVRRSHGRSHFQLRWGSEEEKHADAWENVVLFSRQRSPAWIEEYKERLRAQQWHLPFPDAIHNLVYTVFQERATQLNYLNLMRLANGKSDKVQNAVDPVLARVAQIIAVDEAAHYNFFLEGARLYLYYYPQRTLEAIKNVIGQFSMPASYLVPNWDEFAETVYRAGIYGPRDFSRDVMQVAFRNLGIESRKKLEEGIKATREVPTFDGEQKIQTAIWDTFDYGSVEGDVKRLYTRIQDYEQGIGFDAVDPTEFVPNPEMPAVTQPVEAAVQASDD; encoded by the coding sequence ATGAGTGCCATCTTACCCCCCAATGCCCTGGCAGACGTGCCCCGCACGCCGGCCGGACTGCTGAGCAACCGCGAGAAGGACCGCCTGATCGAGCGTGCTTTTCTTGGCCTGTACCGCTGGTACACCGCCCGCAGTCAGGAAACCCGCAACTGGAACCCGGACCAGAGCTTCGACTGGAAGAGCCTGCGCCATGACCTGCCCAAGGAGATCATGACCGCCGTGACCGGCTTCTTCGCGGTGGAGCAGTACGCGCCGGACTACACCAGCGAACTGGTGAACCTGGTGCGGCGCTCGCACGGCCGCAGCCACTTTCAGCTGCGCTGGGGCAGCGAGGAGGAGAAGCACGCCGACGCCTGGGAGAACGTGGTGCTGTTCAGCCGTCAGCGCTCGCCCGCCTGGATCGAGGAGTACAAGGAGCGGCTGCGTGCCCAGCAGTGGCACCTGCCGTTCCCGGACGCGATTCACAATCTGGTGTACACCGTGTTCCAGGAGCGCGCCACCCAGCTGAACTACCTCAACCTGATGCGGCTCGCCAACGGCAAGAGCGACAAGGTTCAGAACGCCGTGGACCCGGTGCTGGCGCGGGTGGCGCAGATCATCGCGGTGGACGAGGCGGCGCACTACAACTTCTTCCTGGAAGGCGCGCGCCTGTACCTGTACTACTACCCGCAGCGCACGCTGGAAGCGATCAAGAACGTGATCGGCCAGTTCTCGATGCCGGCCAGCTACCTGGTGCCGAACTGGGACGAGTTCGCCGAGACGGTCTACCGCGCCGGCATCTACGGCCCGCGCGACTTCTCGCGCGACGTGATGCAGGTGGCGTTCCGCAACCTGGGTATCGAGAGCCGCAAGAAGCTGGAGGAGGGGATCAAGGCCACCCGCGAGGTGCCCACCTTCGACGGCGAGCAGAAGATCCAGACCGCCATCTGGGACACCTTCGACTACGGCAGTGTGGAAGGCGACGTGAAGCGCCTGTACACCCGCATTCAGGACTACGAGCAGGGCATCGGCTTTGATGCCGTGGACCCGACCGAGTTCGTGCCGAACCCGGAGATGCCCGCCGTGACCCAGCCGGTCGAGGCGGCGGTCCAGGCGTCCGACGACTGA
- a CDS encoding trimeric intracellular cation channel family protein encodes MPWFPLDLNASLRVIDIVGTLAFSMSGALLGVRKRFDLFGVLVLGCVTAVGGGAIRDTLTGNTPPLFLRDETYLWVAILGSLAAFAFGIRLARFERAISLFDTLGLGLFAAAGALGALRLREVGITLGPLGVTFAGMLSGVGGGIVRDLLAHEVPEVLYRRDQLYATAAAGGALAVYLLHGHVPDLEAQLMGAGVVVLLRWLSRRGWVQLPVRRLPEG; translated from the coding sequence GTGCCCTGGTTTCCGCTTGATCTGAACGCCAGCCTGCGCGTCATCGACATTGTGGGCACGCTGGCCTTCAGCATGAGCGGCGCGCTGCTGGGGGTCCGCAAACGCTTTGACCTGTTCGGGGTGCTGGTGCTGGGCTGCGTCACGGCGGTGGGCGGCGGGGCCATCCGTGACACGCTGACCGGCAACACCCCGCCGCTGTTTCTGCGCGACGAGACCTATCTGTGGGTGGCGATTCTGGGGTCGCTGGCCGCCTTTGCCTTCGGCATCCGGCTGGCGCGCTTCGAGCGGGCCATCAGCCTGTTTGACACGCTGGGCCTGGGCCTGTTTGCGGCGGCTGGGGCGCTGGGGGCGCTGCGGCTGCGCGAGGTGGGCATCACGCTGGGGCCGCTGGGCGTGACCTTCGCCGGGATGCTGTCGGGAGTGGGCGGCGGCATCGTGCGCGACCTGCTGGCGCACGAGGTGCCGGAAGTGCTGTACCGCCGCGACCAGCTGTACGCCACCGCCGCCGCCGGCGGGGCGCTGGCGGTGTACCTGCTGCACGGCCACGTCCCGGACCTGGAAGCGCAGCTGATGGGGGCCGGGGTGGTGGTGCTGCTGCGCTGGTTGTCGCGACGCGGCTGGGTGCAGCTCCCGGTCCGCCGGCTGCCGGAGGGCTAA
- a CDS encoding DUF488 domain-containing protein: MTTPPLFTIGYEGAALPDLIATLQAAGVKVLVDTRERAQSRRPGFSKTALGQALASGGIEYRHLRALGTPPSLRKEYRLSHDFQVLAGGYAVHLATQRDALETLGDWVQQQPVCLLCYEADPGACHRSLIAQRLQDLQLVGAVQHLKM, encoded by the coding sequence ATGACCACACCTCCCCTCTTCACCATCGGCTACGAGGGCGCGGCCCTTCCGGACCTGATTGCCACCCTGCAGGCGGCCGGCGTGAAGGTGCTGGTGGACACCCGCGAGCGCGCCCAGAGCCGCCGCCCCGGCTTTTCCAAAACGGCGCTGGGGCAGGCGCTGGCGTCGGGCGGCATCGAGTACCGCCACCTGCGCGCCCTGGGCACGCCGCCCAGCCTGCGCAAGGAGTACCGGCTCAGCCATGACTTTCAGGTGCTGGCCGGCGGCTACGCGGTGCATCTGGCCACCCAGCGGGACGCGCTGGAGACGTTGGGAGACTGGGTTCAGCAGCAGCCGGTCTGCCTGCTGTGTTACGAGGCCGATCCGGGCGCCTGTCACCGCTCGCTGATTGCGCAGCGGCTGCAGGACCTGCAGCTGGTGGGGGCAGTTCAGCACCTGAAAATGTAG
- a CDS encoding SMI1/KNR4 family protein: MNEQVFALPLAWNPPASPEDLERTAEQLRMDWPEEVAALYRQHDGAAGLADDWEDAWAERLDTDEDACPQVPRLMPLDEVRDFYSGTSSFVMPDIRLFWSDDNSNYVGVYVGEVFTGAVCLLHHEEQTEVAPRFHRVSDFLAWMVAHPDEDVFSSTLVPSLYPRVVPDPETSELEWAAAYSLYARADRTTDNPLLAVAMNATPVEHSSELLSYLDHEDFYIAERAVEILGTRRYLPARKAIEHLAVHGVANARSAALRVLSRW, translated from the coding sequence GTGAACGAGCAGGTCTTTGCCCTCCCCTTGGCCTGGAATCCTCCCGCGTCTCCGGAAGATCTGGAGCGTACAGCTGAACAGCTCCGCATGGACTGGCCTGAAGAGGTGGCCGCGCTCTACCGCCAGCATGACGGCGCTGCGGGGCTGGCCGACGACTGGGAGGACGCGTGGGCGGAACGGCTGGACACCGACGAGGACGCTTGCCCGCAGGTGCCGCGCCTGATGCCGCTGGATGAGGTGCGCGATTTTTATAGCGGGACCAGTTCATTTGTCATGCCGGACATCCGGCTGTTCTGGAGCGACGACAACTCGAATTACGTCGGGGTCTACGTCGGTGAGGTGTTCACGGGTGCGGTGTGCCTGCTGCATCACGAGGAGCAGACCGAAGTGGCCCCCCGGTTTCACCGGGTCTCGGATTTCCTGGCCTGGATGGTGGCTCATCCGGATGAGGATGTTTTCTCCTCCACTCTGGTGCCCAGTCTCTACCCCAGGGTGGTCCCAGACCCCGAAACAAGTGAGCTGGAGTGGGCCGCAGCCTACTCTCTGTATGCGAGGGCGGACAGGACCACAGACAACCCGCTTCTGGCGGTGGCCATGAACGCCACGCCAGTGGAGCACAGCAGCGAACTCCTGAGCTACCTGGACCACGAGGATTTCTATATCGCTGAACGCGCTGTGGAGATTCTGGGGACACGGAGATATTTGCCCGCCAGAAAGGCCATCGAGCATCTGGCTGTTCATGGCGTGGCCAATGCCAGAAGCGCTGCTCTGCGTGTATTGAGTCGCTGGTGA
- a CDS encoding BON domain-containing protein: MTNRRDDRYDDAARMDDQRYGNRRQDDRSSGRNWQAESNTSPDVLRYDEDLGYSPREGRSGQGQWTQGQGSQGPWSGDRSGAYGRGMGGGQGQMYGQGYGRQMGGDTQWRGGGQGGSGGYGQGNYGQGGDRMRRYMDDNQGYGTENEDYTYMRQEQYGQGHGMGRGWRENGGQDSEMRFRPMPDSQYSQQGMGQRQGWSGMGGQDQRSGGMMQSHQGKGPRGYQRSDDRIRESVNDALEDDHGVDASDIEVQVQGGEVTLTGTVTDRMQKRRAEDVAESLRGVRDVHNQLRVSAEGRGAQAQMQGQDSPVISSSQTSSSGPSSGQGQGGGGAGSTSSGGLSASSVRISDDVSR, translated from the coding sequence ATGACGAACCGACGTGATGACCGCTACGACGACGCTGCCCGGATGGACGATCAACGCTACGGCAACCGCCGGCAGGACGACCGCAGTTCCGGCCGCAACTGGCAGGCCGAGAGCAACACCAGCCCGGACGTGCTGCGCTATGACGAGGACCTGGGCTACAGCCCGCGTGAAGGCCGTTCCGGTCAGGGGCAGTGGACCCAGGGTCAGGGCAGCCAGGGACCGTGGAGTGGGGACCGTTCCGGCGCGTATGGCCGGGGCATGGGCGGGGGTCAGGGCCAGATGTACGGCCAGGGATATGGCCGCCAGATGGGCGGCGACACCCAGTGGCGTGGCGGTGGCCAGGGCGGCTCCGGTGGCTATGGCCAGGGCAACTATGGACAGGGCGGCGACCGGATGCGGCGCTACATGGACGACAATCAGGGCTACGGGACCGAGAACGAGGACTACACCTACATGCGCCAGGAGCAGTACGGCCAGGGGCATGGCATGGGCCGCGGCTGGCGCGAGAACGGGGGGCAGGACAGCGAGATGCGCTTCCGGCCCATGCCCGACAGCCAGTACAGCCAGCAGGGCATGGGGCAGCGCCAGGGCTGGAGCGGCATGGGCGGCCAGGACCAGCGCTCCGGCGGCATGATGCAGAGTCATCAGGGCAAGGGGCCCAGAGGTTACCAGCGCAGCGACGACCGCATCCGTGAGAGCGTGAACGACGCGCTGGAAGACGATCATGGTGTGGACGCCAGTGACATCGAGGTGCAGGTGCAGGGCGGCGAGGTCACCCTCACCGGCACCGTGACGGACCGGATGCAGAAACGCCGGGCCGAGGACGTGGCGGAGTCGCTGCGCGGCGTGCGCGACGTGCATAACCAGCTGCGGGTCAGTGCCGAGGGTCGCGGCGCCCAGGCCCAGATGCAGGGACAGGACAGTCCGGTGATCTCCAGCAGCCAGACATCCTCCAGTGGCCCGTCGTCGGGGCAGGGTCAGGGCGGCGGTGGCGCCGGCTCCACCAGCAGCGGTGGGCTGTCGGCCAGCAGCGTCCGGATCAGCGATGACGTGAGCCGCTAA